In Nitrospirota bacterium, a single genomic region encodes these proteins:
- a CDS encoding RDD family protein — MNGCAQPGKSGGAALLVLLEKEANLLIVLMMPEDRGKASLLLRGIAKLVDFILIAAAVKMLPQVGHLAGLVYLLISDGLFDGRSLGKKIIRLRVVSLPTGNTGSFKDSIIRNLTLFFPLLLYNIPLFGWILMVLVCALEFLLMLGNEDGMRLGDELARTTVKEG; from the coding sequence ATGAACGGCTGCGCGCAGCCGGGGAAATCGGGAGGCGCGGCGCTCCTCGTGCTCCTTGAAAAAGAGGCAAACCTTTTGATAGTATTAATGATGCCTGAGGACAGGGGAAAGGCCAGCCTACTGCTGCGGGGCATCGCAAAGCTGGTGGACTTCATACTGATCGCAGCGGCGGTCAAGATGCTCCCTCAGGTGGGACACCTGGCCGGGCTGGTCTACCTTCTGATCAGCGACGGCCTGTTTGATGGGAGGAGTCTCGGAAAGAAGATCATACGACTGCGGGTCGTGTCGCTGCCGACGGGAAATACCGGAAGTTTCAAGGATTCAATTATCCGAAACCTCACTCTTTTTTTTCCCCTCCTGTTGTATAATATACCGCTGTTTGGATGGATTCTCATGGTGCTGGTCTGCGCGCTCGAATTCTTGCTGATGCTCGGCAACGAGGACGGCATGCGTCTCGGCGACGAGCTTGCCCGGACGACCGTTAAAGAAGGGTAA
- a CDS encoding rod shape-determining protein → MFSNDLAIDLGTANTLVYVKGRGIICNEASVVVIRRDNKRPVAVGVEAKEMLGKTPSNILAIRPMKDGVIADFDATEVMLKYFITKAHNRKSFVSPRVIIGVPSGITQVEQRAVKDAAHASGAREVYLIEEPMAAAIGVGLPVGEPSGNLIVDIGGGTTDVAVISLDGIVYSKAVRVGGDKMDESIMAYIKRKYNLMIGERTAEQIKIELGSAYPTNNSEPMEIKGRDLVSGIPKAINVTEDEIREALQESVGLILDTIKVTLENTPPELAADIVDKGIVLAGGGALLRGLDILIREQTGVPVILPDDPLTAVVRGCGMMLDKLDLLQKVAINTN, encoded by the coding sequence ATGTTTTCAAACGACCTGGCTATCGATCTGGGGACCGCGAATACGCTCGTCTATGTGAAGGGAAGAGGGATCATCTGCAACGAGGCGTCGGTCGTCGTCATCAGAAGAGACAACAAGCGCCCGGTCGCGGTCGGCGTAGAGGCCAAGGAGATGCTGGGGAAGACCCCCTCGAATATACTCGCCATCAGACCCATGAAAGACGGCGTCATCGCTGATTTCGATGCGACCGAAGTGATGCTGAAGTACTTCATCACCAAAGCGCACAACAGGAAGAGCTTCGTCTCTCCGCGCGTTATCATCGGCGTGCCCTCGGGGATCACCCAGGTCGAACAGCGCGCGGTCAAGGACGCCGCGCATGCATCGGGAGCGCGGGAGGTCTACCTCATCGAGGAGCCCATGGCAGCCGCCATCGGCGTCGGCCTCCCGGTCGGAGAACCGTCGGGGAACCTGATCGTCGACATCGGCGGCGGCACAACGGACGTTGCCGTGATCTCGCTCGACGGCATCGTCTACAGCAAGGCCGTCCGCGTCGGCGGCGACAAGATGGACGAATCGATCATGGCCTACATCAAGCGCAAGTACAATCTCATGATAGGAGAGCGCACCGCCGAACAGATCAAGATCGAGCTCGGCTCCGCGTACCCGACCAACAACTCCGAGCCGATGGAGATAAAAGGAAGGGACCTCGTCTCGGGCATTCCGAAGGCGATCAACGTCACCGAGGACGAGATACGGGAGGCGCTCCAGGAGAGCGTGGGCCTCATCCTCGATACGATCAAGGTCACCCTCGAGAACACGCCCCCGGAGCTCGCCGCCGACATCGTCGACAAGGGCATCGTGCTGGCGGGAGGCGGAGCGCTCCTGCGGGGTCTCGATATCCTGATCAGGGAGCAGACCGGCGTGCCGGTGATCCTGCCCGACGACCCGCTCACCGCCGTGGTGCGGGGGTGCGGCATGATGCTCGATAAGCTCGACCTCCTGCAGAAGGTAGCGATCAATACCAATTGA
- the mreC gene encoding rod shape-determining protein MreC, translated as MSKAKKRFIIFLALFSFALAVMSYQHGRRPSSFLQAVSYPFDLLNRLAADVSTTARQARAAFEENKRLRSELAQLLLERQQYREIMQENRRLKELLALKESEHRAVTAARVVARGYDRLLNTAVIDKGKADGVEKGMAVITTKGLIGKVYSVRDAFSEVLLLNDSNFSVAVRLQNSRREGIVSGTGYGYCLLKYVAPEETVERGEVVVTSGFDGLFPEGIPVGVVSRVKKEGVEFFQYVEVVPFQPSDTTEEVILLKRAESPGL; from the coding sequence ATGTCGAAGGCGAAGAAGCGATTCATCATTTTCCTCGCTCTTTTTTCCTTTGCACTGGCAGTAATGAGTTATCAGCACGGGAGAAGGCCTTCCTCCTTTCTTCAGGCAGTATCCTATCCCTTCGATCTGCTCAACCGGCTCGCCGCTGACGTCTCGACAACGGCCCGGCAGGCGCGGGCTGCGTTCGAGGAGAACAAGCGGCTCAGGAGCGAGCTGGCTCAGTTGCTGCTCGAGCGCCAGCAGTACCGCGAGATCATGCAGGAAAACAGGCGGCTGAAAGAGCTCCTCGCGCTCAAGGAGAGCGAGCACCGTGCCGTTACCGCGGCAAGGGTCGTCGCCCGGGGGTACGACCGGCTGCTGAACACCGCGGTCATCGACAAGGGGAAGGCGGACGGCGTGGAGAAGGGCATGGCGGTCATCACCACCAAGGGGCTCATCGGCAAGGTCTATTCCGTGCGCGACGCGTTCTCGGAGGTGCTGCTCCTGAACGACTCGAACTTCTCGGTCGCCGTGAGGCTCCAGAACAGCCGGCGCGAGGGCATCGTCTCCGGCACGGGGTACGGCTACTGCCTCCTCAAGTACGTAGCGCCGGAAGAGACGGTGGAGCGCGGCGAGGTGGTGGTCACCTCGGGCTTCGACGGGCTCTTTCCCGAAGGGATACCCGTAGGCGTGGTGAGCAGGGTGAAGAAAGAGGGCGTAGAGTTCTTCCAGTATGTCGAAGTTGTTCCCTTCCAGCCCAGCGATACGACGGAAGAGGTGATCCTGTTGAAGCGGGCAGAGAGCCCCGGTCTCTGA
- the mrdA gene encoding penicillin-binding protein 2, whose translation MMISKRIQLSSYLVILVFIFFAFKLWQLQILEGERYRNLSEGNRLRIVKTPAPRGIIYDRNGKALVKNVPFFSVSILPENLKSADVGALAAFLGVEAAEIGALRDRKDNSPFIPVKLKQGLHFEEIARIEAGKSDFPGLFVETEVGREYLYGKTGGHVIGYLGKMTPAQFATPELKNFPPDGLIGQWGIEGLYDNVLRGIPGEKLIEVDALGRELRMVQQKPAVKGDDVTLSIDIDIQQAVEDAFGEKAGALVAIKPDTGEILALESLPSFDPNIFSRGIKYQDWVALMEDKKKPMLNRAIQSQYPPGSTFKIITGAAALEENSIDPQQRITCTGGVGYGRWTFGCWKKGGHGSVDFHRALVESCDTYFYEVGRRLGIDKIHQYATALGLGKETGLNLSIKERKGIIPSTQWKQERFKQPWYLGETYIAAIGQGYVTTTPIQMANMMSIFINGGDIHPLTFEKGGTQPVGRVALKPETISMVKDALSGVVNEPGGTAHGSMSQVVLIGGKTGTAQVVGKKKETKAEHHMDHAWFVAFAPVETPEIALAVFVEHGGHGGSAAAPVAKKAIEAYFVKQKPETEAGAPPGNKEPGAPGPKMLQTAAPAAPAPGVRDSHD comes from the coding sequence ATGATGATTTCAAAGCGCATACAACTGAGCTCTTATCTGGTCATCCTCGTCTTCATCTTCTTCGCCTTCAAGCTCTGGCAGCTCCAGATCCTCGAGGGCGAACGGTACCGTAATCTCTCGGAGGGCAACCGGCTCCGCATCGTGAAGACCCCGGCCCCGCGCGGCATTATCTATGACCGGAACGGAAAGGCGCTGGTCAAGAACGTGCCCTTCTTCAGCGTCTCTATCCTTCCCGAAAACCTCAAGAGCGCCGATGTCGGCGCCCTCGCCGCGTTCCTCGGCGTGGAGGCGGCGGAGATCGGGGCACTGCGGGACAGGAAAGACAACAGCCCCTTCATCCCGGTGAAGCTCAAGCAGGGGCTGCACTTCGAGGAGATCGCCCGGATCGAGGCGGGCAAGTCGGACTTCCCGGGCCTCTTCGTCGAGACCGAGGTCGGCAGGGAGTATTTATACGGAAAGACCGGCGGCCATGTCATCGGCTATCTCGGCAAGATGACGCCTGCCCAGTTCGCGACCCCCGAGCTCAAGAACTTCCCGCCCGACGGGCTCATAGGACAATGGGGCATCGAGGGGCTGTACGACAATGTCTTGAGGGGAATCCCCGGGGAAAAGCTGATCGAGGTCGACGCCCTCGGCAGGGAATTGCGCATGGTGCAGCAGAAGCCCGCGGTCAAGGGCGATGACGTGACGCTCAGCATCGATATCGATATCCAGCAGGCGGTGGAGGACGCCTTCGGTGAAAAGGCAGGGGCGCTGGTCGCGATAAAGCCCGACACGGGAGAGATCCTCGCGCTCGAGAGCCTCCCCTCCTTCGATCCCAACATCTTTTCACGGGGCATAAAGTACCAGGACTGGGTAGCGCTCATGGAAGACAAGAAGAAGCCGATGCTGAACCGGGCGATCCAGAGTCAGTATCCGCCGGGCTCGACCTTCAAGATCATCACCGGCGCTGCCGCGCTCGAGGAGAATAGCATCGACCCCCAGCAGCGGATCACCTGCACCGGGGGAGTCGGGTACGGGCGATGGACCTTCGGCTGCTGGAAGAAAGGCGGGCACGGGAGCGTCGATTTCCACCGGGCGCTCGTCGAGTCCTGCGACACCTACTTTTATGAAGTCGGCAGACGGCTCGGCATCGACAAGATTCACCAGTACGCGACGGCGCTGGGTCTCGGCAAAGAGACCGGCCTCAATCTCTCGATAAAGGAGCGGAAGGGCATCATTCCGAGCACGCAGTGGAAGCAGGAACGGTTCAAGCAGCCCTGGTATCTCGGGGAGACCTATATTGCGGCTATCGGCCAGGGATATGTGACGACGACCCCTATTCAGATGGCCAATATGATGTCGATCTTCATCAACGGCGGCGATATCCATCCCCTCACCTTCGAGAAGGGCGGGACCCAACCCGTAGGCAGGGTCGCGCTCAAGCCGGAGACCATAAGCATGGTAAAGGACGCGCTGTCGGGTGTGGTGAACGAGCCCGGCGGCACGGCCCACGGCTCGATGTCGCAGGTGGTCCTGATCGGCGGCAAGACGGGGACTGCGCAGGTGGTCGGGAAGAAGAAGGAGACAAAGGCGGAGCACCATATGGACCATGCGTGGTTCGTCGCCTTCGCCCCTGTCGAGACGCCCGAGATAGCCCTTGCCGTATTCGTCGAGCACGGCGGCCACGGCGGCTCCGCAGCAGCCCCTGTGGCGAAGAAAGCGATCGAAGCGTATTTCGTGAAACAGAAGCCGGAGACGGAAGCAGGCGCCCCTCCCGGGAATAAGGAGCCGGGTGCGCCAGGTCCGAAGATGCTGCAGACCGCAGCTCCCGCAGCCCCGGCCCCGGGAGTGCGAGACTCCCATGATTAA
- the rodA gene encoding rod shape-determining protein RodA has translation MIKVDRRLGKNFDWLTFALIVSLALIGIMTIYSATRPPLGVGEHSDFYMRQVLWLLISVAALFTIVFFDYKWLSRVAYPLYAIGLLLLVAVLVAGRSSLGAQRWLSLGFFSFQPSEFFRMIFIAAFSAYLTGSGDQLQRKLSAKSIIIFAILPLALLIKQPDLGTAILLSSIFVALSLAKGISRKIITIVLVIGIISIPFLGHIFWEGLKDYQKNRIIAFMDPEVDPAGIGYHINQSKISIGSGGFTGKGYMQGTQGPLRFLPEKHTDFIFAVFAEEWGFVGSLLLLCIYFALFLRGLDTAYKAKDEFGKLMAIGITAMFFVYFSVNIGMTMGMAPVVGVPLPFVSYGGTALLSNFIAAGVLINIRTRRFELFYP, from the coding sequence ATGATTAAGGTTGACCGCCGGCTGGGCAAGAATTTCGACTGGCTCACCTTTGCGCTCATCGTCAGCCTCGCCCTCATCGGCATCATGACCATTTATAGCGCCACGCGGCCTCCCCTGGGCGTGGGAGAGCATTCGGACTTCTATATGCGGCAGGTCCTGTGGCTGCTCATAAGCGTGGCAGCGCTTTTCACCATCGTATTTTTCGATTACAAGTGGCTCTCCCGGGTCGCCTACCCTCTTTACGCTATCGGCCTGCTGCTCCTCGTGGCGGTCCTCGTTGCAGGGCGCTCGAGCCTGGGCGCCCAGCGCTGGCTCAGCCTCGGCTTTTTCTCGTTCCAGCCCTCGGAGTTTTTCAGAATGATCTTCATCGCCGCCTTCTCCGCCTACCTGACCGGTTCGGGAGACCAGCTGCAGAGGAAGCTCTCCGCAAAGAGCATCATCATCTTCGCCATCCTTCCGTTGGCCCTGCTGATCAAGCAGCCCGACCTCGGCACCGCCATTCTCCTTTCGTCGATCTTCGTCGCCCTGTCCCTCGCAAAAGGGATCAGCAGGAAGATCATCACGATCGTGCTCGTCATCGGCATCATCTCGATTCCCTTCCTCGGCCATATCTTCTGGGAGGGGCTCAAGGATTACCAGAAGAACCGCATCATCGCGTTCATGGACCCCGAGGTCGATCCGGCAGGCATCGGCTATCACATAAACCAGTCGAAGATATCGATCGGCTCGGGAGGGTTCACGGGCAAGGGCTATATGCAGGGGACCCAGGGGCCGCTCCGGTTCCTCCCCGAGAAACATACCGACTTCATCTTCGCGGTCTTTGCCGAAGAGTGGGGGTTTGTCGGGAGCCTGCTGCTGCTGTGCATCTATTTCGCGCTCTTCCTGCGCGGGCTCGATACCGCCTACAAGGCAAAGGACGAATTCGGCAAGCTCATGGCGATCGGCATCACCGCGATGTTCTTCGTCTACTTCTCGGTCAACATCGGCATGACCATGGGAATGGCCCCGGTCGTCGGCGTGCCGCTGCCCTTCGTGAGCTACGGCGGCACGGCGCTGCTGAGCAACTTCATCGCCGCCGGGGTGCTCATCAATATCAGGACCCGCCGCTTCGAACTCTTCTATCCATAG
- a CDS encoding transposase: MARPLRIEFKGAFYHITARGNERKDIFRDNADREKLLCYFESAVERYQAVIHAFCLMDNHYHLLIETPAGNLSQTMRHINGAFTAYFNRRHQRAGHLFQGRYKAILVEADEYAGALSRYIHLNPVRAGLVDRPEKYPWSSYRYYAGAQKAPWWCTIEWLLQYFGKGGADAQRAYRGFVKSETDAAVNDPLKETVAAVILGSAEFIGKVKELYLSGRKGGRDIPALKALTRRSIEEIINVADQEFGAETELSRKAALYLSHRHSGLSLREIGRYFGIGESAVSQASRRFGFVLEKDVRLQKKLKQMKRTLQWSNV; this comes from the coding sequence ATGGCACGGCCGCTGAGAATAGAGTTCAAAGGTGCATTCTATCATATTACGGCTCGGGGAAACGAGCGGAAAGACATCTTCAGGGATAACGCCGATAGGGAGAAGTTGCTGTGTTATTTTGAATCTGCTGTTGAGCGGTACCAAGCGGTTATCCACGCCTTCTGTCTGATGGACAACCATTACCATCTTCTCATCGAAACCCCTGCGGGGAACCTCTCACAGACCATGCGACATATCAATGGAGCATTTACTGCTTATTTCAATAGGCGGCACCAGAGAGCAGGGCATCTGTTTCAAGGAAGGTATAAAGCGATTCTTGTGGAGGCCGATGAGTATGCAGGAGCGCTGTCCCGATACATTCATCTGAATCCAGTCAGGGCAGGGCTTGTCGACAGACCGGAAAAGTACCCATGGTCAAGCTATCGGTACTATGCCGGTGCTCAGAAGGCTCCCTGGTGGTGTACTATCGAATGGCTGCTTCAGTATTTTGGAAAAGGAGGGGCCGATGCGCAGCGAGCGTACCGTGGTTTCGTGAAGTCAGAAACAGATGCTGCCGTGAATGATCCGTTAAAAGAGACGGTAGCAGCGGTAATACTGGGGAGCGCTGAATTTATCGGTAAAGTAAAAGAGCTATATCTCAGCGGGAGAAAGGGAGGGCGTGATATTCCTGCGCTGAAAGCATTGACCAGAAGGTCGATTGAGGAGATCATTAATGTTGCGGATCAGGAGTTTGGAGCGGAAACAGAGCTTTCGAGGAAAGCGGCGCTCTATCTGAGCCATCGACACAGTGGGCTGTCCCTCAGGGAGATCGGGAGATATTTCGGCATCGGAGAGTCAGCCGTATCGCAGGCAAGCCGTCGGTTCGGATTTGTTCTTGAGAAGGATGTACGATTGCAGAAGAAATTAAAACAGATGAAGAGAACGCTCCAATGGTCAAATGTGTAG
- a CDS encoding BrnT family toxin has translation MDFETAQELWLDESRIQIDAPHPVEERSIIIGKLHDKLWTAVYTMRSEVIRIISVRRSREKEAALYEKESSR, from the coding sequence ATCGATTTCGAGACAGCGCAGGAACTCTGGCTTGACGAAAGCCGCATACAGATTGACGCACCGCACCCGGTAGAGGAGCGGAGCATTATCATAGGGAAGCTTCACGACAAATTGTGGACGGCTGTATATACCATGCGGAGCGAGGTAATCCGCATCATCTCGGTCAGGCGTTCCAGAGAAAAGGAGGCTGCATTATATGAAAAAGAAAGCTCTCGCTAA
- a CDS encoding CopG family transcriptional regulator, translating into MKKKALAKSAKEFDRRFDSGEDIHDLLDMSKAAITRPGKKVRITLDVAESLVNDIDTIRERIGVDRGALIKVWLHERVKQEKATSKT; encoded by the coding sequence ATGAAAAAGAAAGCTCTCGCTAAAAGCGCAAAAGAGTTTGATCGTCGATTCGACTCAGGTGAGGACATCCACGATCTACTCGATATGTCCAAGGCTGCCATTACCCGTCCAGGCAAAAAAGTACGCATCACCCTGGACGTTGCCGAGTCACTCGTTAATGACATAGATACTATCCGTGAACGAATAGGCGTCGACAGAGGTGCACTAATAAAGGTATGGCTCCACGAGCGGGTAAAGCAGGAAAAGGCAACCAGCAAAACTTAG
- a CDS encoding M48 family metalloprotease, with product MSAAAALCLLVLVLAGCATTNLAPVTTGSFAMEEDEQRLWARVEKEQAALEKSGIIYSNEEIERYLNEIARRLQPPDVVKAIPFTVKVINNYHLNAFAFPNGALYIHTGILARMENEAQLATLLAHEMTHATHRHTVKAFRDIKNKTAFLAAFQVTFGGFGGLAAIGTLAAVTGYSRELETEADMEGLQAMVRAGYDPTEAPKLFIHLKQEVEEEEIKEPFFFGSHPRLKERIENYETFLQEYGRKTGVKNAEIFFAKTGGVILDNALLDLKAGRFKSAQRGIERYLAVRPNDAKAHYLLGEVFRQRGEKDDAEKARACYAKAISADPTYSDPYKGLGLVHYKSGERALAQKHLKSYLALAPAAPDRAYIEEYIRQCEGGDRK from the coding sequence ATGAGCGCTGCAGCCGCGCTCTGCCTGCTCGTCCTCGTTCTCGCAGGCTGCGCAACGACCAACCTCGCTCCGGTAACGACCGGCTCCTTTGCCATGGAAGAGGATGAGCAGCGGCTCTGGGCACGGGTGGAGAAGGAGCAGGCAGCCCTCGAGAAGAGCGGCATCATTTATAGCAATGAGGAGATCGAGCGCTACCTGAACGAGATCGCCCGGAGACTCCAGCCGCCCGATGTCGTCAAAGCGATACCCTTCACCGTGAAGGTCATCAACAACTACCACCTCAATGCCTTCGCCTTCCCCAACGGCGCACTATACATCCATACGGGCATCCTCGCCAGGATGGAGAACGAGGCGCAGCTCGCCACCCTCCTCGCCCACGAGATGACGCACGCCACCCACCGCCATACCGTGAAAGCGTTCAGGGACATCAAAAACAAGACCGCCTTCCTGGCTGCCTTCCAGGTCACCTTCGGCGGGTTCGGCGGACTCGCGGCCATCGGCACGCTGGCTGCGGTAACCGGCTATTCGCGGGAGCTCGAAACAGAGGCGGATATGGAGGGCCTGCAGGCAATGGTCCGCGCCGGCTACGACCCCACCGAAGCGCCCAAGCTCTTCATCCATCTCAAGCAGGAGGTAGAGGAAGAAGAGATAAAAGAACCGTTCTTCTTCGGAAGCCACCCGCGCCTCAAGGAGCGCATAGAGAATTATGAGACATTCCTTCAGGAATACGGCCGGAAGACGGGCGTGAAGAACGCCGAGATCTTCTTCGCCAAGACCGGCGGCGTCATCCTCGACAACGCCCTGCTCGACCTGAAAGCAGGCCGCTTCAAGAGCGCGCAAAGGGGCATAGAACGGTATCTGGCCGTGCGGCCGAACGATGCGAAGGCGCACTACCTTCTGGGAGAAGTGTTCAGGCAGAGGGGCGAAAAGGACGATGCGGAAAAAGCGCGAGCCTGCTACGCAAAGGCGATCTCCGCTGATCCAACGTATTCAGACCCGTACAAGGGGCTGGGGCTGGTGCATTACAAGAGCGGCGAGAGAGCGCTCGCCCAAAAGCACCTGAAGAGCTATCTCGCCCTCGCTCCCGCTGCTCCGGATAGAGCATATATCGAGGAATACATACGACAGTGCGAAGGAGGAGACAGGAAGTGA
- a CDS encoding flavodoxin family protein produces MKAIAVNGSPRKGGNTEILLQKVLEPLAAAGWETELIQVGGRDIRGCIACYKCFENKDLRCAGRNDIVNDCMEKMVAADALILGSPTYFTDVSAELKALIDRSGLVALANGRAFRGKIGAAVVAVRRGGGTHVFDSINHLFLMSGMIIPGSTYWNLGFGLDKGAVLNDGEGLKNMRNLGETIAWLGRAIKPHLDSFPQAGNTEG; encoded by the coding sequence ATGAAAGCTATTGCCGTCAATGGAAGTCCGCGAAAGGGAGGAAACACCGAGATCCTGCTGCAAAAAGTGCTCGAGCCGCTTGCGGCTGCCGGATGGGAAACGGAGCTCATTCAGGTCGGCGGCAGAGACATCCGCGGCTGTATCGCCTGCTACAAATGTTTCGAGAATAAGGACCTTCGCTGCGCGGGGAGAAACGATATAGTTAACGATTGCATGGAGAAGATGGTCGCCGCCGATGCCCTTATCCTCGGGTCACCCACCTATTTCACCGATGTCAGCGCCGAGCTCAAGGCGCTGATCGACCGCTCCGGGCTCGTCGCGCTGGCGAACGGCAGGGCCTTCCGCGGCAAGATCGGCGCCGCGGTCGTTGCAGTCAGGCGGGGCGGCGGCACGCATGTCTTCGACAGCATCAATCACCTGTTCCTTATGTCGGGAATGATCATCCCGGGCTCCACGTACTGGAATCTCGGCTTCGGGCTCGATAAGGGCGCTGTCCTCAACGACGGGGAGGGGCTGAAGAACATGCGCAATCTCGGCGAAACCATCGCCTGGCTCGGCAGAGCGATCAAACCGCACCTCGACAGCTTTCCGCAGGCAGGCAACACCGAGGGGTAA
- a CDS encoding phospholipase D family protein: protein MVSTRKSRIAVCLSILLVLAPLFIQAADVPLNTTARVYFSPRGGATDALVKAIRSARTEVLVQAYSFTSEPIVKALADAHKRGVRTEIVLDKSNRTAKYSSAGFAHTMGIPTYIDAEHAIAHSKIMIIDRETVVTGSFNFSKAAEEKNAENLLIITSKELAKVYLENWQLHRKHSERYRPPPSRTARSPS, encoded by the coding sequence ATGGTCTCTACACGGAAGAGCAGGATCGCGGTCTGTCTTTCTATACTGCTTGTCCTCGCTCCCCTGTTCATACAGGCAGCGGACGTACCGCTCAACACTACCGCCCGGGTCTACTTCAGCCCCCGCGGCGGCGCAACCGATGCGCTCGTCAAGGCGATCCGCAGCGCCCGCACCGAGGTCCTCGTACAGGCGTACAGCTTCACCTCTGAGCCCATAGTTAAAGCCCTCGCCGATGCGCACAAGCGGGGGGTCCGCACCGAGATCGTCCTGGACAAGTCCAACCGGACTGCGAAATACAGTTCCGCCGGCTTTGCGCATACTATGGGCATCCCCACCTACATCGACGCCGAGCACGCCATCGCCCACAGCAAGATCATGATCATCGACCGGGAGACGGTCGTCACCGGCAGCTTCAACTTCTCGAAAGCCGCCGAGGAAAAGAACGCCGAAAACCTGCTCATCATCACGTCGAAGGAGCTCGCGAAGGTCTACCTCGAAAACTGGCAGCTGCACAGGAAGCATTCCGAGCGGTACCGCCCGCCTCCTTCCCGCACCGCTCGATCACCTTCCTGA
- a CDS encoding substrate-binding domain-containing protein — translation MEKEKRIKQFATQRAVYLILVLPFLLVPFVMLMVEQQSRGAASATEFDVMTPEEMYPPWIDEKSGALNRGVEFTVPEVENMPDFHGNPFEARLVIFAGGNYFFAMNRLVQAFQEQYPALKGKVFYETLPPGIIERQLKQGNAITVGNLTLAVQPDVVQAGPQRLRDLVKAGILREPVAPFIRNTLAIMVPKENRKGIASLKDLARPGVRVALPNPETEGVARTIMDALRAAGGDDLVHEVYEEKVKRGEAIITDIHHRQTPLWIMQGKVDAGPVWISEAIFQESIGMPITHTAIEEEYNQEGLQAAAVARDARNPGAARAWIDFLRSPEAARILALYGMEQVTAEERAAGK, via the coding sequence ATGGAAAAGGAGAAGAGGATAAAGCAGTTCGCCACGCAGCGCGCGGTCTACCTGATCCTGGTGCTCCCCTTTCTACTCGTTCCTTTTGTGATGCTGATGGTGGAGCAGCAATCAAGAGGTGCGGCATCGGCTACGGAATTCGACGTGATGACCCCGGAAGAGATGTATCCTCCCTGGATCGATGAAAAAAGCGGGGCACTGAACCGGGGCGTCGAGTTCACGGTCCCCGAGGTCGAGAACATGCCCGACTTCCACGGCAATCCCTTCGAGGCCAGGCTCGTCATATTCGCCGGGGGGAACTACTTCTTCGCCATGAACCGCCTGGTGCAGGCCTTCCAGGAGCAGTATCCGGCGTTGAAGGGAAAGGTCTTCTACGAGACGCTCCCTCCCGGCATCATCGAGCGGCAGCTCAAGCAGGGCAATGCGATCACGGTGGGCAACCTGACCCTCGCCGTGCAGCCCGACGTGGTGCAGGCAGGACCGCAGCGGCTCAGGGATCTGGTGAAAGCGGGGATACTCAGGGAGCCGGTGGCGCCCTTTATCAGGAACACGCTCGCGATCATGGTGCCGAAGGAGAACCGCAAGGGCATCGCCTCGCTCAAGGACCTCGCCCGTCCCGGCGTGCGGGTGGCCCTTCCGAACCCCGAGACCGAAGGCGTGGCGCGCACGATCATGGATGCCCTCCGCGCGGCAGGCGGGGATGACCTCGTGCATGAGGTCTACGAAGAGAAGGTGAAGCGCGGGGAAGCGATCATCACCGACATCCACCACCGCCAGACACCGCTCTGGATCATGCAGGGCAAGGTGGACGCAGGGCCGGTCTGGATCAGCGAGGCCATTTTCCAGGAGTCGATCGGCATGCCGATAACGCATACCGCTATCGAGGAAGAGTACAACCAGGAGGGGCTCCAGGCCGCTGCTGTCGCGCGCGATGCACGCAATCCCGGTGCCGCCCGCGCCTGGATAGACTTCCTCCGGTCGCCGGAGGCCGCGAGGATACTCGCGCTCTACGGCATGGAGCAGGTGACGGCAGAGGAACGCGCTGCCGGGAAATAG